A single window of Eucalyptus grandis isolate ANBG69807.140 chromosome 1, ASM1654582v1, whole genome shotgun sequence DNA harbors:
- the LOC120295280 gene encoding probable leucine-rich repeat receptor-like protein kinase At5g63930, with product MTKSTPTSPLSLCLFLCFIFSLPFHASPSPTTEAQALVKWKNSLSPPPPPPSLSSWSLTNIPHLCNWTGIACNGGGLVTDISLSGSSLNGTLDALDFASFPNLTRFDVSNNNLEGPIPSLIGNLSQLGFLDLAGNFFEGAIPHSIGQLRKLEKLDLTLNELTSSIPSELGLCSNLTFLALAQNSISGELPLSLSNLVRLSEFGASENRLSGELPPEFFTNWTKLISLQLQNNFLSGQIPTEIRSLTKLNCLFMYSNWLSGKIPPEIGSLTKLNYLSLENNSLSGPIPGIGSLKNLLQLDLSMNNLSGQISPEIGSLTKLNFVNMRSNLLSGTIPPEVGNLTLLTDLDLSMNQFYGEVPETISRLANLQWISLFTNNFSGGIPRDFGKYSPSLMYVAFSHNSFTGELPPYLCSGFALIYLMIDGNNFTGPLPDCLKNCSWLTRVRLEHNQLTADIMSAFGVYPNLVFIRLNNNRFVGNLTAQWGECTNLTNFQIDGNKIAGRIPPELGKLSQLRVLTLYNNELTGKIPDEIGNLGELLNLNLSNNHLVGDIPISLGNLSKLNYLDLSKKRNEW from the coding sequence ATGACAAAATCAACTCCAACCAGCCCTCTCTCCCTCTGCCTCTTCCTCTGTTTCATCTTCTCGCTTCCATTTCACGCCTCACCATCACCGACCACAGAGGCGCAAGCTCTTGTCAAATggaagaactctctctctcctcctcctccaccaccttcTCTGAGCTCATGGTCACTCACCAACATCCCCCATCTCTGCAACTGGACTGGCATTGCCTGCAACGGGGGCGGGTTGGTCACAGATATCAGCCTCTCTGGCTCAAGCCTCAACGGCACGCTCGATGCGCTCGACTTCGCTTCATTCCCGAACCTGACCCGCTTTGACGTCAGCAACAACAATCTCGAGGGCCCAATACCGTCCTTGATCGGCAATCTATCCCAGCTCGGGTTCTTGGACCTGGCGGGAAATTTCTTCGAAGGGGCGATTCCTCACTCCATTGGACAATTGAGAAAGCTTGAAAAGCTTGATTTGACCCTAAACGAGTTGACCTCTTCGATCCCTTCGGAACTCGGGCTCTGTTCTAACCTCACCTTCTTAGCCCTTGCCCAGAATTCGATCTCTGGGGAGCTGCCTCTCTCACTGTCCAATCTGGTTAGATTGTCAGAATTTGGAGCTTCAGAGAATCGTCTGTCTGGTGAGTTACCGCCTGAATTCTTCACGAATTGGACCAAACTTATTTCTCTGCAGCTCCAGAACAATTTTCTCTCCGGGCAAATTCCGACTGAAATCCGAAGCTTGACCAAGCTCAATTGCCTCTTCATGTACAGCAATTGGCTATCCGGGAAAATTCCGCCCGAAATTGGAAGCCTGACCAAGCTCAATTACCTCTCCTTGGAAAACAATTCGCTCTCCGGCCCAATCCCAGGGATTGGGAGCCTCAAGAATTTGCTTCAGTTAGACCTCTCAATGAACAATCTCTCCGGGCAAATTTCACCCGAAATCGGAAGCCTGACCAAGCTCAATTTCGTCAACATGCGCAGCAATTTGCTCTCAGGGACTATTCCTCCGGAGGTCGGGAATCTCACATTATTGACCGATCTCGACCTCAGCATGAACCAGTTTTATGGAGAGGTCCCCGAGACCATCTCTCGCCTTGCTAACTTACAGTGGATCTCTTTGTTCACGAACAATTTCTCGGGAGGAATACCACGTGATTTCGGCAAGTACAGCCCTTCTCTTATGTATGTTGCCTTTTCACACAACAGCTTCACTGGAGAACTGCCGCCATATTTGTGCAGTGGCTTTGCTCTTATATATCTCATGATCGATGGGAATAACTTCACGGGGCCGCTGCCCGACTGTTTGAAGAATTGTTCGTGGCTAACGAGAGTCCGTCTAGAGCACAATCAGTTGACTGCAGATATCATGAGTGCGTTCGGAGTTTATCCGAATCTGGTCTTTATAAGACTCAACAACAACCGATTTGTTGGGAATCTCACGGCACAATGGGGAGAGTGCACAAATCTCACGAATTTCCAGATAGATGGTAACAAAATTGCCGGCCGCATCCCCCCGGAGCTTGGAAAGTTGTCTCAGTTGCGTGTCCTGACTTTGTACAACAATGAATTGACTGGGAAAATTCCTGACGAGATAGGAAATCTAGGGGAGTTGCTTAActtgaacttgagcaacaaccaTTTGGTCGGAGATATTCCCATCTCGTTAGGAAACTTATCGAAGTTAAATTATCTTGATTTGTCGAAAAAACGCAATGAGTGGTAG